The Solibacillus sp. FSL W7-1436 genome window below encodes:
- a CDS encoding acyl-CoA dehydrogenase family protein: protein MVTIVENKDLYEEIMQKAKRIGEAAELEAIEADHNSTISPRIADIIREEEIHRLILPKEFGYPQLDWRTFVDMVSTVGYHNLSAAWLTYFFSAHNAWVCYYPKHIRDEVINQGGFVADVFAPIGKVEKAEGGYLVSGKYNFVSGINYCDWVGVGAMMQFDDSEKPERVGILLKVSELEVVKTWDSLGLRGSGSNTLIIDNIFVKPDAILRFSKIIENSQPPYEDFDQDYLYYNTPFYPGFYVGFAAMAVGGAERVLDEFEKHTAGRVRFSGVNEKESPTSQRVLSELKLELLSAKTLLNEYINMMETDKGGSYEGAKYKAIRAKVIDKCTQIGVKSLLTLGGHALLKGHPVELFTRDLMAIATHITSLYEDGILGYGRHLFGVHTNIQG, encoded by the coding sequence ATGGTTACAATAGTTGAAAATAAAGATCTTTATGAAGAAATTATGCAAAAAGCAAAGCGTATTGGTGAAGCTGCAGAGCTGGAAGCAATTGAAGCAGATCACAACTCGACAATTTCTCCCCGCATCGCTGATATTATCCGGGAGGAGGAAATTCACCGTTTAATTTTGCCTAAGGAGTTTGGCTATCCACAGCTTGATTGGCGCACATTCGTTGATATGGTAAGTACAGTTGGTTACCACAATCTTTCTGCTGCATGGTTAACGTACTTTTTCTCAGCTCATAACGCTTGGGTGTGCTACTACCCAAAACATATTCGTGATGAGGTCATCAATCAGGGTGGTTTTGTAGCAGACGTATTTGCCCCAATCGGTAAAGTCGAGAAAGCGGAAGGCGGTTACCTCGTTTCCGGCAAGTACAATTTTGTAAGCGGTATCAACTATTGTGATTGGGTTGGTGTTGGCGCAATGATGCAATTTGATGACAGTGAAAAACCTGAACGTGTAGGAATTTTACTGAAAGTTTCTGAATTGGAAGTTGTAAAAACGTGGGATTCACTTGGACTGCGCGGATCAGGCAGCAACACATTAATCATCGATAACATTTTTGTAAAACCTGATGCCATTTTACGCTTCAGCAAAATTATTGAAAATAGCCAACCGCCATATGAAGATTTTGATCAAGATTATTTATACTACAATACACCATTCTACCCTGGATTCTATGTAGGTTTTGCAGCGATGGCTGTCGGTGGTGCCGAGCGTGTGCTTGATGAATTTGAAAAACATACTGCGGGACGTGTACGCTTTTCAGGCGTAAACGAGAAAGAGTCCCCTACTAGCCAACGCGTGCTTTCTGAGCTGAAGCTTGAATTGCTTTCTGCCAAAACACTATTAAATGAATATATCAATATGATGGAAACGGATAAAGGCGGTTCCTACGAAGGGGCTAAATATAAAGCGATCCGTGCAAAAGTTATCGATAAGTGTACACAGATCGGTGTAAAGTCATTACTTACATTAGGCGGTCATGCTTTATTAAAAGGTCATCCGGTAGAACTATTTACTCGTGACTTGATGGCGATTGCGACCCACATTACTTCTCTTTATGAAGATGGAATTTTAGGTTACGGCAGACACTTATTTGGTGTTCATACAAACATTCAAGGTTAA
- a CDS encoding alpha/beta hydrolase codes for MTIFEGFHNSYVLANGVRTHYSWAGTEGPAVILLHGAGPGACGAAGWRFMLPALAKAGFRAYAIDQLSMGFTDVRPHAWPVNGHQSLVDHVHDFIEALCLDEVSLVGNSQGAYVAAKYAIDHPEKVNKVVYIGSNTIYQAMQEVPERKLRSFLEVIGYDYTEESLRKFMYRNSNEDTVVPEELIQLRHQAATRPGVRESNQAFDAYLARMNEEPKLWDRYCIKDSLPKLKVPGIFIWGNQDAVAPVETGYKLEKLLPNIKFEYIDNCGHQAQTDQPEIVNKLVIDFLAVETGQKVTAQ; via the coding sequence ATGACAATTTTTGAAGGATTTCATAATAGTTACGTATTAGCAAATGGTGTACGGACACATTATTCCTGGGCCGGAACAGAAGGACCAGCAGTGATATTACTACACGGAGCAGGACCTGGGGCTTGTGGCGCGGCTGGATGGCGCTTTATGCTGCCGGCACTGGCAAAAGCAGGGTTCCGCGCATATGCAATCGATCAATTATCAATGGGCTTCACAGATGTACGCCCTCATGCATGGCCTGTAAACGGACATCAAAGTTTAGTAGATCATGTACATGATTTTATTGAAGCCTTATGTCTGGATGAAGTATCACTTGTCGGTAACTCACAAGGGGCTTACGTTGCAGCCAAATATGCAATCGATCATCCTGAAAAAGTAAATAAAGTAGTTTATATCGGCAGCAATACCATTTATCAGGCGATGCAAGAAGTACCTGAAAGAAAACTCCGTTCGTTCTTGGAGGTAATTGGTTACGATTACACAGAAGAATCGTTACGCAAATTTATGTACCGTAACTCAAATGAAGACACTGTCGTTCCGGAAGAGTTGATTCAACTGCGTCATCAAGCCGCAACTCGCCCAGGCGTAAGAGAATCCAATCAAGCATTTGATGCATACTTGGCAAGAATGAATGAGGAACCAAAACTTTGGGATCGCTACTGCATTAAAGATTCGTTACCAAAATTAAAAGTCCCTGGCATATTTATCTGGGGGAACCAAGATGCTGTAGCACCAGTTGAGACAGGTTATAAACTTGAAAAACTGTTGCCTAACATTAAATTTGAATACATCGATAACTGCGGTCACCAGGCACAAACTGACCAGCCAGAAATCGTTAACAAACTTGTTATAGATTTTTTAGCAGTGGAAACAGGACAAAAAGTTACAGCCCAATAA
- a CDS encoding V4R domain-containing protein, which yields MSEIAFDSNKTQDILMSANAFHTLKNNLVNNIGSHKTKGFLFRFGKEFGMESAKNTLQNKGSKDLVGKRHSRLGHVKDVIFMGEIIAHPDGTIECNNTWGQWVESFEAALHLKNYGLAEECVCHMLCGFASGALTYEFGESIIAVEYKCMAKGDPCCEFKVRLERDWMEEEGELINLYQNDNILSELEMTYDSLLHHKQVLEKISKFHGQLTQKVTEKHSLNEVVETAYDLLNIPIVIEDIHGNPLCEIGFDEEQKLLIKNDKVKLSEFNSKHNISHYKGDQYWKLTAPVLINKRNYATCSLFYFGENHIEENDHLFLERISTVVALCILYEEAQFEEQQRMRSSLLERLIHNRNIKDIESYYKFLPFKFQPPFSTGIISVKKKKKNNEIIDIHDQLTQLSMLAKEWDLPCIFAVLGEDIAILNSLSTDKQGWDKKITKIFNKMEKQNSDYKYSIGLSRTFSNFKDFEGSLQEARTAQRFPNQKLLTTYEHLGMLGDIVKHMSIEQLHEMAKKTLKDLYNFEDSRKKELLHTLYVYLLNSQRLKETMDELALSIGGIQYRIKQIEDQLQISLKNASTAAYTLLVIQALILSDTLNFEEFER from the coding sequence ATGAGTGAAATAGCATTCGATTCAAATAAAACACAAGATATTTTAATGTCGGCAAATGCCTTCCACACATTAAAAAATAATTTAGTTAACAATATTGGTTCCCATAAAACGAAAGGTTTCTTATTCCGTTTCGGCAAAGAATTCGGGATGGAATCTGCAAAAAATACCCTTCAAAATAAAGGTTCCAAAGATCTTGTCGGTAAAAGACATTCGCGCTTAGGTCATGTTAAAGATGTTATTTTCATGGGGGAAATTATAGCTCATCCGGACGGCACAATTGAATGTAATAATACATGGGGACAATGGGTAGAATCATTTGAAGCAGCACTGCACCTTAAAAATTACGGGCTGGCGGAAGAATGTGTCTGTCATATGTTATGCGGTTTTGCGAGTGGTGCATTGACATATGAATTTGGTGAATCAATCATTGCTGTTGAATATAAGTGCATGGCAAAAGGGGATCCATGCTGTGAATTTAAAGTTCGTCTGGAACGTGACTGGATGGAAGAGGAAGGAGAACTGATCAACCTTTATCAAAACGATAATATTTTATCAGAGCTCGAAATGACATATGATTCACTCTTGCATCATAAACAGGTTCTTGAAAAAATATCAAAATTTCACGGTCAACTCACGCAAAAAGTAACTGAAAAGCATTCATTGAATGAAGTTGTAGAGACTGCGTATGACTTGTTGAACATTCCAATCGTAATCGAAGATATTCATGGTAATCCTTTATGCGAAATAGGTTTTGATGAAGAACAGAAACTCTTAATAAAAAATGATAAAGTGAAATTATCGGAGTTTAATAGTAAGCACAATATTTCTCACTATAAAGGGGATCAATATTGGAAGCTGACAGCGCCTGTTCTGATAAATAAAAGGAACTATGCTACTTGTTCACTCTTTTATTTTGGTGAAAATCATATAGAGGAGAATGACCATTTATTTTTAGAACGTATTTCCACAGTTGTAGCATTATGCATTTTATACGAAGAGGCACAGTTTGAAGAACAGCAACGGATGCGCAGTTCGTTATTGGAACGCTTAATCCACAATCGTAATATTAAGGATATTGAATCTTACTATAAATTTTTACCTTTTAAATTTCAGCCGCCATTTTCGACGGGAATTATTAGTGTAAAAAAGAAAAAGAAAAACAATGAGATCATTGATATCCATGATCAGCTGACACAACTATCAATGCTGGCAAAAGAGTGGGACTTGCCTTGTATTTTTGCAGTGCTTGGAGAAGATATTGCAATACTCAATTCGCTAAGTACTGACAAGCAAGGCTGGGATAAGAAAATAACAAAAATATTTAACAAAATGGAAAAACAAAATAGTGATTATAAATACTCAATAGGTCTTAGTAGAACATTCAGTAACTTTAAAGATTTCGAAGGCTCTTTGCAGGAAGCACGTACAGCACAGCGCTTCCCGAACCAAAAGCTACTAACAACATACGAGCATTTAGGAATGCTTGGCGATATTGTAAAACATATGAGTATCGAACAATTACATGAAATGGCGAAAAAGACATTGAAAGACTTATATAATTTTGAGGATTCCCGCAAAAAAGAATTATTGCATACACTTTACGTTTATTTATTAAACAGTCAACGCTTGAAGGAAACGATGGACGAGTTGGCATTATCGATTGGCGGTATTCAATATCGTATAAAACAAATCGAGGATCAACTGCAAATTTCCTTGAAAAATGCTTCAACTGCCGCCTATACTTTATTAGTCATTCAGGCTTTAATACTGTCAGATACTTTGAATTTCGAAGAATTTGAACGTTAA
- a CDS encoding MFS transporter translates to MRWVVLGFLFLLSVLNYTDKSVLGLAAEPIMTELNLTYDQFGLVGSSFFAAYAIGSIVLGTLTYRFNSKYLLMMIAVGWTISLASAYFVETLTQLIILRVVLGFFEGSTLSMCLVHLARWFNSSQRGLATAIMTSGTTVGTYLAAPLLVTGITSFGWQHTFALLGVASLIWAVFFFFMRDEPKQPLVEDVKSLASNKEVPFKHILKVFVNPYVLSILVVGFVSMWITTWVLTWAPTYLTQIVGLKPQDMSLIFAGMGITGTIFAICAGKFTDFLFKRNKSLIKSYDRVLITVLIVGAASYAMTTIVSSPILACVFLGIGLIMNTSLLPLNAAIKTLIIPKNLVGSITGISLSISSMAGIIGPWITGYLITIAGDDVRSGFNAGVIVIVSLYVATAIVLLATRKLKITATEKENESRIAEEKANLEVAIDQ, encoded by the coding sequence ATGCGTTGGGTTGTATTAGGATTTTTATTCTTACTCTCTGTTTTAAACTACACGGATAAATCTGTTCTAGGATTAGCTGCGGAACCAATAATGACCGAGCTGAATTTAACTTACGATCAGTTTGGGCTAGTCGGAAGCAGCTTCTTTGCTGCATATGCTATCGGAAGTATTGTATTAGGAACATTAACGTATCGCTTCAATTCGAAATACCTTCTAATGATGATTGCTGTTGGATGGACTATTTCATTAGCAAGTGCTTATTTTGTAGAAACATTAACACAGTTAATTATTCTACGTGTTGTTTTAGGTTTCTTTGAAGGTAGTACGCTAAGTATGTGTCTCGTCCATCTTGCACGTTGGTTTAATAGTTCACAACGAGGGCTCGCTACTGCTATTATGACTTCCGGTACAACTGTTGGTACGTATTTAGCTGCACCCCTTTTAGTTACGGGGATTACAAGCTTTGGCTGGCAGCATACATTCGCGTTGTTAGGGGTAGCAAGCTTGATATGGGCTGTCTTCTTCTTCTTTATGAGAGACGAACCAAAACAGCCATTAGTAGAAGATGTTAAATCTCTAGCTTCCAACAAAGAAGTACCATTTAAACATATTTTAAAAGTATTCGTTAACCCTTATGTATTATCAATTTTAGTTGTAGGTTTCGTATCAATGTGGATTACTACTTGGGTACTTACTTGGGCACCTACTTATCTGACTCAGATCGTCGGTCTTAAGCCGCAGGATATGAGTCTAATATTTGCTGGAATGGGTATTACAGGGACAATCTTTGCAATTTGCGCAGGTAAATTTACAGACTTTTTATTTAAGAGAAATAAAAGTCTCATTAAATCATATGACCGCGTATTAATTACCGTATTAATTGTTGGTGCAGCTTCATACGCGATGACAACAATAGTATCTTCTCCGATTTTAGCATGCGTTTTCTTAGGCATTGGTTTAATAATGAATACAAGCTTACTGCCATTGAATGCTGCGATTAAGACACTGATCATTCCGAAAAACCTTGTAGGTTCTATAACTGGTATTTCATTGTCTATCTCCAGTATGGCAGGGATCATCGGACCTTGGATTACGGGTTACTTAATTACAATTGCAGGGGATGATGTCCGCTCCGGCTTTAATGCAGGTGTAATTGTTATCGTTAGTTTATATGTTGCAACTGCAATCGTGCTGCTTGCTACACGTAAATTAAAAATTACAGCTACTGAAAAAGAAAATGAAAGCCGAATTGCTGAAGAAAAGGCAAACTTGGAAGTCGCTATAGATCAATAA
- a CDS encoding flavin reductase family protein → MDDRLFRDAMGKFATGVTVLLTENEGEVHGMTANGFMSVSLSPKLVVISIGEKAKFLEKVSKSKKYTVNILAEDQEHYSRHFAGRPGDTVEFETLAEQPVLKGAIAQLTCEVVSEHVEGDHTLFIGKVVDLRLEEKDPLLFFGGKYRKLTEMETVES, encoded by the coding sequence ATGGATGATCGTCTATTTAGAGATGCAATGGGGAAGTTTGCTACAGGAGTAACAGTTTTATTAACTGAAAATGAGGGAGAAGTCCACGGAATGACAGCGAACGGTTTCATGTCAGTTTCTTTGAGCCCAAAGCTTGTTGTCATTTCAATTGGTGAGAAGGCAAAGTTTTTGGAGAAAGTATCAAAATCAAAAAAATATACAGTAAATATATTGGCTGAAGATCAAGAGCATTATTCACGTCATTTCGCTGGCAGACCAGGGGATACAGTGGAATTTGAAACATTGGCTGAACAACCGGTACTGAAAGGGGCAATTGCTCAACTCACATGTGAAGTTGTATCGGAGCATGTTGAGGGGGATCATACATTATTCATCGGCAAAGTAGTAGATTTACGCCTTGAAGAAAAAGATCCTTTGTTATTCTTTGGCGGCAAATATCGCAAACTAACTGAAATGGAAACGGTAGAGTCATAA
- a CDS encoding 2-keto-4-pentenoate hydratase — MNIQKMANALAEAELTKQPIAPLTETYGNITVADAYSVQLSQIRQKVDAGAKIEGLKIGLTSKAMQEMLNVYTPDYGFILDTMLYDEVEGLSTEAFIQPKVEFEIAFILKKELKGPNVTVQDVIDATSYVVPAIEVIDSRIADWKIKFEDTVADNGSSAGAILGKKRTLLKDIEDITNIQMVVKKNGEFLDEATSSAVLGNPLNAVVWLANELSEYDISVKPGMFVLSGALSKAVPFEAGDEFEADFGVLGKVNAIISKEVVKK; from the coding sequence ATGAATATACAAAAAATGGCTAATGCACTGGCAGAGGCGGAACTTACAAAACAGCCGATTGCACCATTAACTGAAACTTATGGAAATATTACAGTTGCTGATGCATATTCAGTACAATTATCGCAAATCCGCCAGAAAGTTGACGCCGGAGCGAAAATAGAAGGACTGAAAATCGGTCTGACAAGTAAAGCAATGCAGGAAATGTTGAATGTCTATACGCCGGATTACGGCTTTATTCTAGATACGATGCTATATGATGAGGTCGAAGGATTATCTACTGAAGCATTTATTCAGCCAAAAGTAGAGTTTGAGATTGCTTTTATTTTAAAGAAAGAATTAAAAGGACCGAATGTGACGGTGCAAGATGTAATTGATGCTACTTCTTATGTTGTACCGGCGATCGAAGTAATCGATAGCCGTATTGCGGACTGGAAAATAAAATTTGAAGATACAGTAGCAGACAATGGGTCATCGGCAGGAGCTATTTTAGGGAAAAAACGGACTTTGCTTAAAGATATAGAGGATATTACAAATATTCAAATGGTTGTAAAGAAAAATGGTGAGTTTTTAGATGAAGCGACAAGTTCGGCTGTATTAGGGAATCCGCTCAATGCAGTGGTATGGTTAGCAAATGAACTGAGTGAATATGATATTTCTGTTAAGCCGGGCATGTTTGTTTTATCAGGGGCTTTGTCAAAAGCGGTTCCCTTCGAAGCAGGCGATGAATTCGAGGCTGATTTTGGTGTACTTGGAAAAGTAAACGCTATCATTTCGAAGGAAGTGGTGAAAAAATGA
- a CDS encoding acetaldehyde dehydrogenase (acetylating), with translation MKKLKVGILGSGNIGTDLMYKIERSPLLEMSVMVGIDPESDGLKRAKNRGYNIISNGIEGLMERLELVDIVYDATSAYAHKHNSDLLTAKGKKVIDLTPAAIGPFTVPPVNLKEHIEKPNVNMVTCGGQATIPIIHAISRIVPVDYAEIVATIASLSAGPGTRANIDEFTSTTSKAIEVVGGAKRGKAIILLNPAEPPIIMRDAIHVLVEKEGHEEAIQKSILEMVKEVQSYVPGYTLKATPIFEGKKVSVFVEVNGAADYLPAYAGNLDIMTAAAVQVGNEMARHHLQLEKEVIL, from the coding sequence ATGAAAAAACTTAAAGTAGGAATTTTGGGATCGGGAAATATCGGGACAGATTTAATGTATAAAATTGAGCGCAGTCCATTATTGGAAATGAGTGTTATGGTAGGTATCGATCCGGAATCTGATGGATTAAAACGTGCGAAAAACCGCGGCTATAATATTATTTCAAATGGAATTGAAGGCTTAATGGAACGCCTTGAATTAGTTGATATCGTATATGATGCAACAAGTGCATATGCCCATAAGCATAATAGCGATTTATTAACGGCGAAAGGTAAGAAAGTGATCGATTTAACACCAGCAGCAATTGGACCATTTACTGTTCCGCCAGTAAATTTAAAAGAACATATCGAAAAACCAAATGTGAATATGGTTACTTGCGGCGGTCAAGCTACTATTCCGATCATTCATGCTATCAGCCGTATTGTGCCGGTAGACTATGCGGAAATTGTCGCAACGATTGCGAGTCTTTCTGCAGGTCCAGGTACTAGAGCGAATATTGATGAATTCACAAGTACAACATCAAAAGCGATTGAAGTAGTTGGCGGCGCTAAAAGAGGGAAAGCCATTATTCTATTAAACCCTGCAGAACCGCCGATTATTATGCGTGATGCAATTCATGTTTTAGTAGAAAAAGAAGGCCACGAAGAAGCGATTCAAAAATCGATTCTGGAAATGGTAAAGGAAGTACAGTCTTATGTACCGGGCTATACATTAAAAGCAACACCAATTTTTGAAGGCAAAAAAGTATCTGTATTTGTTGAAGTGAATGGTGCAGCTGACTATTTGCCTGCATACGCTGGAAATCTGGACATTATGACGGCAGCCGCAGTCCAAGTCGGCAACGAAATGGCACGTCACCATTTACAACTTGAAAAGGAGGTCATCCTATGA
- the dmpG gene encoding 4-hydroxy-2-oxovalerate aldolase: MTLNILDVSLRDGSHSVRHSFTEEQVRAAAKGLNAAGVRYFEVSHGDGLGGSSLQYGLSATDELKLIEAAVSECTTSEVAVLLIPGIGTKKDLENASKLGAKMVRVATHVTEADVAAQHIELARNLGLKTAGFLMMSHMASVEKVVEQAKLFESYGAEIVYVTDSAGAMLPNDVTEKIKALKQNLQCEIGFHAHNNLSMAMANTVAAVEAGATYLDGSLRALGAGAGNTQTEVMVAVLEKLGYETGIDLYKLMDLANDVIAPLMQQSQEITSSSLTLGYAGVYSSFLLHAQKAAKQFGVDERDLLMKIGQMKAVGGQEDLIYEVAQNLTR; the protein is encoded by the coding sequence ATGACCTTGAATATATTAGATGTATCATTACGAGATGGAAGTCACTCGGTACGTCACTCATTTACTGAAGAACAAGTCCGCGCTGCTGCAAAAGGCTTAAATGCAGCAGGTGTACGCTATTTTGAGGTATCACACGGGGATGGTTTGGGAGGCTCTTCATTACAGTACGGTTTGTCTGCGACAGATGAACTGAAGCTTATTGAAGCAGCTGTTTCAGAGTGTACAACATCAGAAGTTGCCGTGTTATTGATTCCCGGAATCGGTACAAAAAAAGATTTAGAAAATGCATCAAAACTAGGAGCGAAGATGGTTCGTGTAGCAACTCATGTAACTGAAGCAGATGTAGCGGCACAACATATCGAACTGGCTCGAAACCTGGGATTGAAAACTGCCGGATTTTTAATGATGAGCCATATGGCAAGTGTTGAAAAAGTTGTAGAGCAAGCAAAGTTATTTGAAAGCTATGGAGCGGAAATTGTGTATGTAACGGATTCTGCAGGAGCAATGTTACCTAATGATGTAACAGAAAAAATTAAAGCGCTTAAGCAAAACCTGCAGTGTGAAATTGGTTTTCATGCCCATAATAATTTATCGATGGCAATGGCAAATACAGTTGCAGCGGTAGAGGCAGGAGCGACTTATCTTGATGGAAGTTTGCGTGCATTAGGTGCAGGTGCAGGTAATACGCAAACAGAAGTGATGGTAGCGGTTTTAGAAAAACTAGGCTATGAAACGGGCATTGATTTGTATAAATTAATGGACTTAGCAAATGATGTAATTGCACCGCTTATGCAGCAGTCCCAAGAAATAACGAGCAGCAGTTTAACTTTAGGCTATGCGGGTGTTTATTCAAGCTTCCTGTTACATGCTCAAAAAGCTGCTAAACAATTCGGTGTCGATGAGCGTGATCTTCTAATGAAAATCGGCCAAATGAAAGCAGTCGGTGGTCAAGAAGACTTAATTTATGAAGTAGCACAAAATCTGACTAGATAA
- a CDS encoding FAD synthetase family protein: protein MKVVYVNANNLQEIKQSAPHVAMALGYFDGVHLGHQKVIQTAKEKANAQNLSLAVLSFFPHPKSVIFSDAEVAYLEPLDQKIEKLKNLEVDIFYIVEFTKKLAKVEADDFLDDYIIGLNAKEIICGFDYTYGTKASGTVETLAVYAAKQQVGLTVVEELKWNNQKISSSLIRKHLKERNLSELPSLLGDFYQTKYCKKNGLLPNYSLPDIGSYRVLIEDSHSYIECVATVKCKKYIQIHHEISTLPNLLTIQWIDQFSSVPS from the coding sequence ATGAAGGTAGTCTATGTGAATGCTAATAACTTACAAGAGATTAAACAATCAGCTCCCCATGTTGCAATGGCACTTGGTTATTTTGATGGTGTGCATTTAGGGCACCAGAAAGTAATACAGACGGCTAAAGAAAAAGCAAATGCACAGAATTTATCATTGGCGGTTCTCTCTTTTTTTCCGCATCCTAAAAGTGTGATATTTTCTGACGCAGAGGTTGCCTATCTGGAACCACTGGATCAAAAGATTGAAAAACTTAAAAATCTTGAAGTGGACATTTTTTATATTGTAGAGTTTACAAAAAAATTAGCAAAAGTAGAAGCTGACGACTTCTTGGATGATTATATTATAGGTTTAAATGCAAAAGAGATTATTTGCGGTTTTGACTACACATATGGAACAAAAGCCAGTGGAACAGTTGAAACGTTAGCAGTGTATGCGGCCAAGCAGCAAGTAGGCCTGACTGTTGTAGAAGAACTAAAATGGAATAATCAAAAAATCAGTTCGTCTTTAATACGGAAGCACTTAAAAGAACGGAACCTTAGCGAACTGCCAAGCCTTTTAGGCGACTTTTATCAAACTAAGTATTGTAAAAAGAATGGTTTATTACCGAATTATTCACTGCCCGATATAGGTAGTTATAGAGTATTGATTGAAGATAGCCATTCTTATATTGAATGTGTCGCAACGGTAAAGTGTAAAAAATATATTCAGATTCACCATGAAATATCCACATTGCCGAATTTATTGACGATACAGTGGATTGATCAATTCAGTTCTGTGCCGAGCTGA
- a CDS encoding amino acid ABC transporter ATP-binding protein — MEAKEMIKINQLNKSFGDLHVLKNIDMTVFESDVVCLIGSSGSGKSTLLRCLNFLERKDSGSITIGGKEVDPKNDNLNNIREKVGMVFQHFNLFPHKTVLENIIEAPVMVKGIDKKDAISKAKQLLEKVGLEDKADVYPNKLSGGQKQRVAIARALAMEPDIMLFDEPTSALDPELVGEVLTTMKELAQEGMTMVVVTHEMGFAKEVADKIVYMHDGEIIERGTPDQFFHNPKEERTKEFLKTTMLK, encoded by the coding sequence ATGGAAGCAAAAGAAATGATTAAAATTAATCAATTAAATAAGTCATTTGGAGACTTACATGTATTAAAAAATATCGATATGACTGTTTTCGAAAGCGATGTTGTTTGTTTAATAGGATCGAGTGGCTCGGGGAAAAGTACTCTTCTTCGCTGTCTGAACTTTTTAGAAAGAAAGGACAGCGGCAGTATCACAATTGGGGGCAAAGAAGTCGATCCGAAAAATGATAACCTTAACAACATACGGGAAAAGGTAGGAATGGTATTTCAACATTTCAATTTATTCCCCCACAAAACTGTTTTGGAAAATATTATTGAAGCTCCGGTAATGGTTAAGGGCATTGACAAAAAGGACGCAATTTCGAAAGCAAAACAGCTGCTGGAAAAAGTCGGCCTGGAAGATAAGGCCGATGTCTATCCTAACAAACTATCCGGCGGGCAAAAACAACGGGTAGCAATCGCCCGAGCACTTGCAATGGAACCGGACATCATGCTTTTCGATGAACCGACATCAGCGCTTGACCCCGAGCTAGTCGGAGAAGTTTTAACGACGATGAAAGAACTGGCTCAAGAAGGTATGACAATGGTTGTTGTAACCCATGAAATGGGCTTCGCCAAAGAAGTGGCCGACAAGATCGTGTATATGCATGATGGGGAAATTATCGAACGCGGTACCCCTGATCAGTTTTTCCACAATCCGAAAGAAGAACGAACGAAAGAATTTCTTAAGACGACAATGCTGAAATAA
- a CDS encoding amino acid ABC transporter permease, translating into MPSFSHFLEVLVDTKDVFLKAMLLTLELTVVSILIGIVIGLFFALMKISKFKVLELISDTYVFLVRGTPLIVQIFILYFGLSGIFLLPDFWAASLALALHNGAYISEILRGTIQGVDKGQMEAGRSLGMTKVLTLRRIILPQAFRRALPPLGNQFIIGLKDSSLAAFISMNELFNVATTLGSNNFDEMTYLLIVAIYYLVLVALLTFLVNRFEKRLAISDR; encoded by the coding sequence GTGCCAAGTTTTTCACATTTTCTAGAAGTATTAGTAGATACAAAAGATGTATTCCTTAAAGCCATGCTCTTAACATTGGAGCTGACGGTTGTATCCATTTTAATCGGTATAGTAATCGGGCTTTTCTTTGCGTTAATGAAAATTTCCAAATTTAAAGTATTAGAACTCATTTCAGATACTTATGTCTTTTTAGTTCGTGGTACACCGCTAATCGTTCAAATCTTTATTCTGTACTTCGGACTAAGCGGAATTTTCCTTCTTCCTGATTTCTGGGCTGCTTCACTTGCTTTGGCGCTTCATAATGGCGCATACATTTCAGAAATTCTTCGAGGTACGATCCAAGGAGTCGATAAAGGCCAGATGGAGGCAGGACGTTCTTTAGGGATGACAAAAGTTCTGACTTTAAGAAGAATTATACTCCCGCAGGCATTCCGCCGTGCGCTCCCTCCATTGGGCAACCAATTCATTATCGGTTTGAAAGATTCTTCGTTAGCCGCATTCATCTCGATGAATGAACTCTTTAATGTAGCGACAACACTAGGATCTAATAACTTTGACGAAATGACCTATTTACTCATCGTAGCGATCTACTACTTAGTGTTAGTGGCGTTATTAACATTCTTAGTAAACCGTTTCGAAAAGAGATTGGCAATTAGCGACAGGTAG